Proteins found in one Parasteatoda tepidariorum isolate YZ-2023 chromosome 7, CAS_Ptep_4.0, whole genome shotgun sequence genomic segment:
- the LOC107455171 gene encoding uncharacterized protein, whose translation MDFEECQKEFLKSLSVKSHARVVAAGLPSKGPVDCQPKPYESEDGTVPKANGESLYKLDYKPQSPMNQLLQCDPSKDRRSPIFTSSDSFRPVSCAKSSFIPWPLSLAKPTSSVVKGQSERKQTLMPTDFITTYRLSYCREKMKARKICICSFEQKHSDVENTSSKHNVRECCPKCSSSEYINFLLYQTEYRRSMSGKKLPSLEDTQQCPAVSIAASKICDIHKKHAFVMK comes from the exons ATg gattttgaaGAGTGTCAAAAAGAATTTCTCAAAAGTTTATCAGTAAAGTCTCATGCAAGAGTTGTTGCAGCTGGACTTCCATCAAAG GGTCCAGTTGATTGCCAACCTAAACCTTATGAGTCTGAAGATGGTACTGTCCCAAAAGCTAATGGTGAGTCGCTTTACAAACTCGATTATAAACCTCAATCACCTATGAATCAATTGCTTCAATGTGACCCATCTAAAGACAGACGGTCACCCATATTCACAAGTTCTGATTCCTTTCGACCAGTGTCCTGCGCAAAATCATCCTTCATCCCATGGCCGTTGAGCTTGGCCAAACCTACATCATCAGTGGTTAAAGGGCAGTCAGAGCGAAAACAAACACTGATGCCAACGGATTTCATAACTACCTATCGATTAAGTTACTGCAGGGAGAAAATGaag gctcGGAAAATTTGCATCTGCTCATTTGAACAAAAACATTCTGATGTAGAGAACACTTCCAGTAAACATAACGTTCGAGAATGCTGCCCAAAGTGCTCCTCATCTGAATacataaatttccttttatatcAGACGGAGTATCGCCGCTCCATGTCTGGAAAAAAACTGCCATCTCTCGAAGACACTCAACAATGTCCGGCTGTTTCAATCgccgcttcaaaaatatgcgaCATTCACAAAAAACACGCGTTTGTAATGAAATAG
- the LOC107455175 gene encoding probable G-protein coupled receptor No9, whose protein sequence is MEQIMSAENGECPSWFREELINNAKNISAIIILGFINIIIISGNLLVVMAVFASAKLRTVTNFLIVSLAISDLLVGLAVLPYSITLEVLDIWIFGELWCQMWLAVDVWLCTASILNLCAISIDRYLAITRPVHYRAIMSTVRVKLLIASVWVLSFIICFPPLVGWNDRVKDDEELTSLYDNSTIFLESNRTFDDILTSNFTDDYNSTGGDVRFVIRNAPRRRCLKPQCALITNQGYVIYSALGSFYIPMLVMLFFYYRIYVVALKTSRALDRGFRTAKSSKSKGSTGQEQEGSDVTLRIHRGRPTNESMCSSRSSKNASTNRRSGDILVPRRIPTVVYHHTKDCSSPRCFRDDRHYHTEAAPENTDSPSSQFKDRIRRTKSATVTTTKFTFDHEKPSTSQDHLTVSGVGEQQSNGRNSPFTKSKRNARWHAKRFKTEAKATKTVGIIVGGFILCWLPFFTIYLIMGFCETCIPDLLFKVFFYLGYCNSALNPIIYGIISKDFRFAFKKILCRCTLNDDGVASLIRHIHIPTFIEDDSATLQSSIP, encoded by the coding sequence ATGGAACAAATCATGTCGGCTGAAAATGGTGAGTGTCCCTCATGGTTCCGGGAGGAACTTATCAACAATGCCAAAAATATATCAGCCATCATCATCCTCGGATTCATCAACATTATCATCATCAGCGGTAACTTGTTGGTGGTGATGGCGGTATTCGCTTCCGCCAAGCTGCGAACAGTAACCAATTTCTTAATCGTTTCGTTGGCCATTTCTGATCTATTGGTAGGTCTAGCTGTTCTTCCCTATTCCATAACTCTTGAAGTTTTAGATATATGGATATTCGGCGAACTATGGTGCCAAATGTGGCTAGCCGTGGACGTCTGGCTCTGCACGGCTTCCATACTCAATTTATGTGCTATTAGTATAGATAGGTATTTAGCAATCACCCGACCCGTGCATTATAGGGCTATCATGTCAACTGTCCGAGTTAAGCTCCTCATAGCTTCCGTTTGGGTCCTCTCGTTTATTATATGTTTTCCACCCCTCGTTGGATGGAACGATCGAGTGAAAGACGACGAGGAGTTGACTTCTTTATACGACAACTCGACTATCTTTCTAGAAAGCAACAGAACATTCGATGACATTCTGACCAGCAACTTCACCGATGATTACAATTCCACCGGTGGCGATGTTCGGTTCGTGATCCGTAACGCACCCAGAAGACGTTGCCTCAAACCTCAGTGCGCTCTCATCACCAACCAAGGATATGTCATCTATTCAGCTCTAGGCTCATTCTATATTCCTATGCTAGTCATGCTGTTTTTTTACTATCGAATATACGTAGTAGCACTCAAAACAAGCCGCGCCTTAGATCGAGGCTTTCGCACGGCTAAATCGAGCAAATCAAAAGGGTCGACTGGTCAAGAACAGGAGGGATCAGACGTGACCCTTCGTATACATAGGGGGAGACCAACAAACGAATCCATGTGTTCCTCACGTAGTAGCAAAAATGCGTCAACGAACCGAAGGTCTGGAGATATCTTGGTTCCTAGACGCATTCCAACAGTCGTATATCATCACACTAAAGATTGCAGCAGTCCACGCTGTTTCAGAGATGACAGGCACTACCACACCGAGGCAGCTCCTGAAAACACTGACTCTCCATCCTCGCAATTTAAAGATCGAATTAGAAGGACTAAGTCTGCGACAGTGACCACCACCAAATTCACGTTCGATCACGAAAAGCCCTCCACGTCACAAGATCACTTGACTGTCAGTGGAGTTGGCGAGCAGCAAAGCAATGGTCGCAATAGTCCATTCACAAAAAGCAAGAGAAATGCTCGTTGGCACGCCAAGCGGTTTAAAACCGAAGCCAAAGCCACAAAAACTGTCGGGATCATTGTGGGAGGGTTCATTCTCTGCTGGCTTCCCTTTTTCACCATATACCTCATCATGGGTTTCTGTGAAACTTGCATTCCTGATTTGCTGTTCAAAGTGTTTTTCTACCTGGGCTATTGCAACTCGGCCTTAAATCCCATCATCTACGGAATTATAAGCAAGGACTTCAGGTTTGCCTTCAAGAAGATACTGTGTCGGTGTACCTTGAACGACGATGGCGTCGCTTCCCTCATTCGTCATATACATATACCTACTTTCATTGAAGACGATTCAGCTACACTTCAATCTTCGATCCCATAA